The following proteins are encoded in a genomic region of Clostridiales bacterium:
- a CDS encoding transposon-encoded TnpW family protein — translation MSNEKAININSADSAVPLPTQEDERPALVKKIGKTTYRVKIHFSATSQETMSDKIKRMLRNEMRRMQ, via the coding sequence ATGAGCAATGAAAAGGCTATCAATATAAACTCTGCCGACAGTGCGGTTCCGCTGCCTACCCAGGAGGACGAGCGTCCCGCACTGGTGAAAAAAATCGGCAAGACCACCTACCGGGTTAAAATTCATTTCAGCGCCACCAGCCAGGAAACCATGAGCGACAAAATCAAACGGATGCTTCGTAACGAAATGAGGCGGATGCAGTGA
- a CDS encoding sigma factor-like helix-turn-helix DNA-binding protein: MPIINLRKYYPFLTEDCFVEVSDEVAEAFLLAKRKENNYNHRTWYHKAYYSLDNGDGIENDMLHREPSPEEILLQKVSMQQLYEALDHLPPIQRRRVYAHYILGMKKVDIARAEGVTGSVVCNSVKKGVKNLRRYFEKKKWME; this comes from the coding sequence GTGCCTATCATCAATCTGCGCAAATATTATCCGTTCCTCACGGAAGACTGTTTCGTCGAGGTTAGCGACGAAGTTGCCGAGGCGTTTTTGCTGGCGAAGCGGAAGGAAAATAATTACAACCATCGAACATGGTATCACAAAGCCTATTATTCTCTCGATAACGGCGACGGAATTGAAAACGACATGCTTCACCGGGAACCGTCGCCGGAAGAAATCCTTCTGCAAAAGGTTTCGATGCAACAGCTTTACGAAGCTCTTGACCATCTTCCGCCGATTCAAAGACGGCGCGTTTATGCGCATTACATTCTCGGCATGAAAAAAGTGGACATTGCCCGTGCCGAGGGAGTGACCGGCAGCGTCGTTTGCAATTCTGTAAAGAAAGGCGTGAAGAACCTCAGACGCTACTTTGAGAAGAAAAAGTGGATGGAGTGA
- a CDS encoding response regulator transcription factor, with protein sequence MAKLLIADDESDIVNLLRDYFEINGYEVLTAASGSEALKQAEKNPDLILLDINMPDGNGFEVCTRIRNFVNCPILFLTAKVEDSDKINGFRVGGDDYIVKPFSIDELGARVAAHLRREERHQIAAKTKFTGDLSIDYTSRTVTCANQPIILAKKEFDIIELLSMNSGQVFDRERIYERIWGYDSEGDSSVVAEHIRRIRSKLAAVSEKSYIETVWGVGYKWVG encoded by the coding sequence ATGGCTAAACTTTTGATAGCCGATGATGAATCGGATATTGTAAACCTTCTGCGCGATTATTTTGAGATAAACGGGTATGAAGTGCTGACGGCAGCAAGCGGGTCGGAGGCGCTCAAACAGGCAGAAAAGAATCCGGATCTCATCCTGCTCGATATCAATATGCCGGACGGAAATGGGTTTGAAGTTTGCACCCGTATTCGGAATTTCGTGAACTGTCCAATCTTGTTTCTGACGGCCAAAGTGGAGGATTCGGATAAAATAAACGGTTTTCGTGTCGGCGGAGACGACTATATCGTCAAGCCATTCAGTATCGACGAGCTTGGCGCGCGGGTCGCCGCGCATCTGCGCCGGGAAGAAAGGCATCAGATCGCTGCAAAGACAAAATTCACGGGCGACCTCTCCATCGATTACACTTCCCGCACTGTTACCTGTGCCAATCAACCGATTATACTTGCAAAAAAAGAGTTTGATATTATTGAATTGCTGTCCATGAATAGCGGTCAGGTATTTGACCGGGAACGTATTTACGAGCGGATATGGGGCTACGACAGTGAAGGCGACAGTTCTGTCGTCGCGGAACATATCCGCAGAATCCGTTCCAAGCTCGCGGCGGTAAGTGAAAAATCCTATATTGAAACAGTTTGGGGAGTGGGGTATAAATGGGTAGGATAA
- a CDS encoding type II toxin-antitoxin system prevent-host-death family antitoxin → MPNIKPVSDLRNYNEVLRDIAVGEPVYLTKNGRGRYAIVDIEEYEKLKASLKLLSQLGKGEQSGKEKGWLNIEQVQAFLEQENG, encoded by the coding sequence ATGCCGAATATCAAACCAGTGTCCGATCTGCGCAACTACAACGAAGTCCTGCGGGATATTGCGGTCGGTGAGCCGGTCTACCTGACGAAAAACGGCCGGGGCCGCTACGCGATTGTTGACATTGAAGAATATGAAAAGCTGAAAGCCTCACTGAAGCTCCTGTCCCAGCTTGGCAAAGGAGAGCAGTCTGGCAAGGAAAAGGGCTGGCTGAACATAGAGCAGGTGCAAGCCTTTTTGGAGCAGGAGAATGGCTGA
- a CDS encoding DUF3847 domain-containing protein, which produces MSTPKQEQEAIREKIRQFENRQKILLNRKADAERKNRTHRLIERGAILESVFPETAPMMGEQVKAFLQTLRRSTGGTE; this is translated from the coding sequence ATGTCAACACCAAAGCAGGAGCAAGAAGCCATTCGTGAAAAAATCCGTCAGTTTGAAAACCGGCAGAAAATCCTCTTGAACCGGAAAGCCGACGCGGAGAGAAAAAACCGAACGCACCGCCTTATCGAGCGCGGGGCCATTCTGGAATCCGTCTTTCCCGAAACCGCCCCCATGATGGGCGAACAGGTCAAGGCATTTCTGCAAACATTACGGCGCTCCACCGGGGGCACGGAGTAG
- a CDS encoding type II toxin-antitoxin system RelB/DinJ family antitoxin has protein sequence MADTNTTNISIRMDSDLKAKADALFAELGMNLSTAFNIFVRQSLREGRIPFDISLNQPNAETIAAMLEAERIAKDPNVKGYTDLDQLFADLKK, from the coding sequence ATGGCTGACACGAATACCACCAATATCAGCATCCGCATGGATTCCGACTTGAAAGCGAAGGCGGACGCCCTTTTCGCGGAATTAGGGATGAACCTTTCCACGGCGTTCAATATCTTCGTCCGTCAGTCGCTCCGAGAAGGACGGATTCCTTTTGATATTTCGCTCAATCAGCCGAACGCCGAAACGATTGCGGCGATGCTGGAAGCGGAAAGGATTGCGAAAGACCCGAACGTGAAAGGGTACACGGATTTGGATCAGCTTTTCGCAGACCTGAAAAAATGA
- a CDS encoding type II toxin-antitoxin system RelE/ParE family toxin: MAELRVSPEAANDLWEIRKYIAGQLDAPAAAQKLVSRILQSMRRLADFPKSGPALSSVLNVETDYRFQVCGNYLIFYRLEQQTVYIIRVLYGKRNYMKLLFGEQPPQTTDN; the protein is encoded by the coding sequence ATGGCTGAACTCCGTGTTTCCCCGGAAGCGGCCAACGACCTGTGGGAGATTCGGAAGTATATTGCCGGCCAGTTGGACGCGCCGGCCGCCGCCCAGAAGCTGGTGTCCCGCATTCTGCAATCCATGCGCAGGCTGGCGGATTTTCCAAAGAGCGGCCCGGCTCTGTCCTCCGTGCTGAACGTCGAAACCGATTACCGGTTTCAGGTATGCGGGAATTACCTGATTTTTTACCGACTGGAACAACAGACCGTTTATATCATCCGCGTCCTGTACGGAAAGCGCAATTACATGAAACTACTGTTTGGGGAGCAGCCGCCACAGACGACCGACAACTGA
- a CDS encoding type II toxin-antitoxin system YafQ family toxin — protein MKYTVKFTSKFKRDYKLAIKRGYPIKLLEETVSLIANGKALPEKYMDHALSGNWTAYRDCHIQGDWLLLYRIEDDVLVLTLARTGTHADLFGK, from the coding sequence ATGAAATACACCGTCAAATTCACCTCGAAGTTCAAGAGGGATTACAAGCTCGCTATCAAGAGGGGCTATCCGATCAAGTTGCTGGAAGAAACCGTTTCGCTGATTGCGAACGGAAAAGCGCTTCCCGAAAAGTATATGGATCATGCCTTATCCGGGAATTGGACTGCATACCGGGACTGCCACATTCAAGGTGACTGGCTTCTGCTCTATCGGATTGAGGACGATGTGCTCGTCCTGACCTTAGCCCGAACCGGCACCCATGCAGACCTGTTTGGAAAATGA
- a CDS encoding DUF6414 family protein: MIIKVVYFDEGSATDYIYICEGGKVDEKKDHIVSKSTALAAKAEAKAEAKFKFFSFLSASANADTRAEVAREGNTIISKAISNTILTDYLSLVDTQDKQNRHIIEFKDCLLYPYPESFAFYKMLTPYMIMTEGKVDIGSDMKLNVAMMDKALESGRGYYELIADQSGIKSVLRFNIKAFRNNYSISDLVKMRLCYHAIEVGIIPESSLAMQSEFSQFNKEINGYQIMGEEKQDDGIKVYDVIFAGVNK; the protein is encoded by the coding sequence ATGATTATTAAAGTAGTATATTTTGATGAGGGATCAGCCACAGATTACATATACATATGTGAAGGTGGAAAGGTTGATGAAAAAAAGGATCACATCGTTTCAAAGTCCACCGCTCTTGCAGCTAAGGCTGAGGCAAAGGCAGAAGCTAAATTTAAATTTTTCTCATTTTTATCAGCCTCTGCAAATGCTGATACACGTGCTGAGGTTGCAAGAGAAGGAAATACCATCATAAGCAAAGCAATTTCTAATACAATTTTGACTGATTATTTATCACTAGTTGATACTCAAGATAAGCAAAACAGACATATAATTGAGTTTAAAGATTGTTTGCTATATCCTTACCCGGAATCCTTCGCATTTTACAAAATGTTAACTCCATATATGATTATGACCGAAGGAAAAGTTGATATTGGGTCTGATATGAAACTAAATGTGGCCATGATGGATAAAGCTCTTGAAAGTGGAAGGGGATATTATGAGCTAATCGCTGATCAATCCGGAATCAAGTCTGTTTTAAGATTTAACATTAAAGCGTTTCGTAATAATTATAGCATTTCTGATTTGGTTAAAATGCGCCTATGCTATCATGCAATTGAAGTTGGTATTATTCCAGAAAGCAGTTTAGCGATGCAATCAGAATTTTCTCAATTCAACAAAGAAATCAATGGTTATCAAATTATGGGTGAAGAAAAGCAAGACGATGGGATTAAAGTATATGACGTTATCTTCGCAGGTGTTAATAAATGA
- a CDS encoding ABC transporter permease codes for MKNSLFFKECKKIIRSIPFLVYVVVLLLFFIAQYESDFVKVEKPQPGKSSYGTKISDDLKIVEPAAVKSLYGEFVLNSYTAYPIGFYKNVKLNAGQQREMASVLSELTGNSAEQFLNAMKDVSSALTVNGGNMTKNEDGSYSIGSSGTEEADKTTDSSIGTVKSNLTADQFHTLMRQADKLIGSGSFYGDTYLSRFGKVSKSYEDALSEYNDIVKKDGITGAYARYFCDYLGIVLALFPVFLAVASGMKDRRTGMRDLIYSRRISSAKIVLTRYIAQIIILFLPVILLAIFATAQITAEYPGFELHWLAFIGYSFGWLLPTLMVSASVGTMMTELTDTPIGIVVQGIWWFLGLFSGVSHIDGGYGWDLILRHNTVGNTQVYLDNFSILLWNRVIYTAFSLILIVGTIVVYERKRRGKWNVHLGFRKNPKHRRVKSAA; via the coding sequence TTGAAAAACTCGCTTTTTTTCAAAGAATGTAAGAAGATTATCCGCAGCATCCCATTTCTTGTCTATGTGGTCGTCTTGCTTCTGTTCTTTATTGCTCAGTATGAGTCTGATTTCGTAAAAGTAGAAAAGCCTCAGCCGGGTAAGTCAAGCTACGGCACGAAAATATCCGACGATCTTAAAATTGTTGAGCCTGCCGCCGTGAAAAGTCTTTATGGTGAATTTGTGCTTAACTCCTATACGGCATACCCCATCGGATTTTATAAAAATGTCAAATTGAACGCCGGTCAGCAGCGGGAAATGGCAAGCGTTCTTTCGGAGTTAACCGGGAATTCGGCAGAGCAGTTTTTGAATGCAATGAAGGATGTTTCTTCTGCTTTGACGGTAAACGGCGGCAACATGACAAAAAACGAGGACGGAAGTTACTCGATTGGCAGCTCCGGCACAGAAGAAGCCGATAAAACCACGGATTCATCGATTGGTACGGTAAAATCGAATTTGACGGCAGACCAGTTCCATACGCTGATGCGGCAAGCGGATAAGCTGATTGGCAGCGGTTCCTTTTACGGTGACACCTACTTATCACGCTTTGGCAAGGTCTCGAAAAGCTATGAAGACGCACTCTCCGAATACAATGACATTGTAAAGAAAGACGGTATTACCGGGGCTTACGCCCGCTATTTTTGCGATTATCTCGGAATTGTGCTTGCCCTGTTTCCAGTGTTTTTAGCCGTAGCATCCGGAATGAAAGACCGCAGGACCGGAATGCGGGATCTGATCTATTCGCGCAGGATTTCATCGGCAAAAATTGTGCTGACTCGGTATATCGCCCAAATTATAATTTTGTTTCTGCCGGTTATTCTGCTTGCTATATTTGCCACGGCTCAGATCACGGCGGAATATCCCGGCTTCGAACTCCACTGGTTGGCATTTATCGGATATTCTTTCGGCTGGCTCCTGCCGACGCTGATGGTATCTGCATCAGTAGGTACGATGATGACGGAGTTGACCGATACGCCGATTGGAATCGTGGTTCAGGGCATTTGGTGGTTTCTGGGGCTGTTTTCGGGCGTTTCCCACATCGACGGCGGGTACGGCTGGGATCTGATTCTTCGACACAACACGGTTGGAAATACGCAGGTCTATCTTGACAACTTTTCCATCCTTCTTTGGAACCGCGTTATCTACACCGCCTTTTCCCTGATTCTGATTGTCGGCACCATTGTGGTTTATGAACGAAAAAGGAGGGGGAAATGGAATGTGCATCTCGGCTTCCGAAAAAATCCGAAGCATCGCCGTGTCAAATCTGCGGCATAA
- a CDS encoding sigma-70 family RNA polymerase sigma factor, with protein MEVHIKVHEQTASVEVSVEVGTYLDRAAHKTENLFHEQRRHWDGREFDEYIVAHECSRSYYETPEQWLCHKETLLEITTALANCTEKQRKRFLLFALEGLSCSQIGNICGCSKSAVLRSIEAVRKKVKRALQTG; from the coding sequence ATGGAAGTACATATTAAAGTTCACGAGCAGACCGCATCGGTGGAAGTGTCCGTTGAAGTCGGTACATATCTCGACCGCGCTGCTCACAAAACCGAAAACCTGTTTCATGAACAGCGCCGCCATTGGGACGGGCGCGAGTTTGACGAGTACATCGTCGCTCACGAATGCAGCAGGAGCTACTACGAAACGCCTGAGCAATGGCTTTGTCACAAGGAAACCTTATTGGAAATCACGACGGCACTGGCAAACTGTACGGAGAAACAACGCAAGCGTTTCCTGCTTTTCGCTTTGGAAGGCTTGAGCTGTTCCCAAATCGGAAACATCTGCGGATGCTCGAAATCCGCTGTTCTGAGAAGCATCGAAGCGGTCAGAAAAAAGGTGAAGCGCGCTTTGCAGACAGGGTGA
- a CDS encoding ABC transporter ATP-binding protein — protein sequence MVENRIEICNLKKTYRKRQALNGVSLSIGQGMFGLLGRNGAGKTTLMKILATLLHKNGGSVTICGIPVERAKEVRRMVGYLPQDFSMYPGMTVYEAMDYLGVLSELDGPTRKKRIPELLQKVNLQDNSQTKVKALSGGMKRRLGIAQAILHDPRVLIVDEPTAGLDPEERVRFRNLLCELAENRIVLLSTHIVEDIEAACEKITILDEGKLLFTGLTSELVETAENKVFTVSAPQKGLQALKENYLVTGIHTQKGKVSVRLLADNTPQQNAVACSPTIEDAYFLCMHRNGTPKQFLGGDPS from the coding sequence ATGGTTGAAAATAGGATTGAAATTTGCAATCTCAAGAAGACCTATCGAAAAAGACAGGCCCTGAATGGTGTCAGTCTGTCGATCGGTCAGGGCATGTTCGGCCTACTTGGCCGAAACGGCGCGGGCAAAACAACGCTCATGAAAATTCTTGCCACCCTTTTACACAAAAACGGCGGATCAGTTACCATTTGCGGCATACCTGTGGAAAGAGCAAAGGAAGTCCGGCGTATGGTCGGCTATCTGCCGCAGGATTTTTCCATGTACCCCGGCATGACGGTATACGAAGCGATGGATTATCTCGGTGTGTTGTCCGAACTTGACGGGCCGACCAGAAAAAAGCGTATTCCCGAACTCCTTCAAAAAGTCAACCTTCAGGACAACAGCCAAACGAAGGTAAAAGCACTTTCCGGCGGTATGAAACGCAGACTCGGGATTGCGCAGGCAATTCTTCATGACCCGAGGGTGCTTATCGTGGATGAGCCGACTGCCGGGCTTGATCCGGAGGAACGCGTCCGATTCCGAAATCTGCTATGCGAGCTTGCCGAAAACCGGATTGTCCTTCTGTCCACCCATATTGTGGAAGACATTGAAGCCGCCTGTGAAAAGATCACCATTTTGGATGAGGGAAAGCTGCTTTTTACGGGGCTGACAAGCGAACTCGTGGAGACAGCAGAGAACAAGGTCTTCACGGTATCTGCTCCGCAAAAAGGGTTGCAGGCGTTAAAAGAAAACTATCTTGTCACGGGAATTCATACGCAGAAAGGGAAAGTATCGGTCCGCCTGCTTGCGGACAATACGCCTCAGCAAAACGCAGTTGCCTGCTCTCCGACGATTGAAGACGCCTATTTCCTCTGTATGCATAGAAACGGCACCCCAAAGCAATTTCTTGGAGGTGATCCTTCTTGA
- a CDS encoding HAMP domain-containing sensor histidine kinase, producing the protein MGRIKRTIHNLSVKKVFMLYMLLFLLLATLLSSITIRVADRIESNVNYKYLDSSEQYTLQNGRGKVSIVSPSNTDYTSQDRAIVTACSIVQIWSIPLYFGMCIIASALLFYRNKLKKPIELLSEASGKIAGDDLDFNLSYDSRDEMGRLCASFETMRAALLENNRELWRAIEERKRLNAAFSHDLRTPLTVLRGYTDFLKAYVPQGKISEQKLLSTVSTMSGQIDRLDRYVQTMGEVQRLEDIKASSEPVATASFMEQFQNSARVLIQESGRILDFHNEVSDCKVLLDLSIVQRVLENLLSNAAQYAKDIVSVRCRYEHEVLSITVEDDGPGFTAEDLKQAPKPYYRNKESSDGNHFGLGLTICKDLCEKHGGQLKLQNGEKGGACVTASFLCRETKS; encoded by the coding sequence ATGGGTAGGATAAAGCGGACAATCCACAACCTTTCCGTTAAAAAAGTATTTATGCTGTACATGCTCCTGTTCCTTCTGCTTGCTACATTGCTTAGCTCTATTACCATCCGTGTTGCAGACAGAATTGAAAGCAACGTCAATTACAAATACCTTGATTCCAGTGAACAATATACCCTTCAAAATGGGCGAGGAAAGGTCTCGATTGTTTCCCCTTCAAATACGGACTATACATCCCAAGACAGGGCGATTGTTACAGCTTGCAGTATTGTTCAAATCTGGTCGATTCCCTTGTATTTTGGAATGTGTATTATCGCATCTGCGCTTCTCTTCTATCGGAACAAGTTGAAAAAACCGATTGAACTGTTAAGCGAAGCATCAGGAAAAATAGCCGGAGACGACCTCGATTTCAATTTGAGTTATGACAGCAGGGATGAAATGGGACGGCTCTGCGCCTCGTTTGAAACAATGCGGGCGGCACTCCTTGAAAACAATCGGGAGCTATGGCGGGCAATTGAAGAACGCAAACGGCTGAACGCCGCATTTTCGCATGACCTGCGTACCCCCTTGACCGTACTGCGGGGTTATACGGATTTTCTCAAGGCGTATGTTCCTCAAGGTAAAATCAGTGAGCAGAAGCTGCTCTCCACGGTTTCAACGATGTCCGGCCAAATTGACCGCCTTGACCGCTATGTTCAAACAATGGGCGAAGTACAAAGGCTGGAGGATATTAAAGCATCATCGGAGCCGGTGGCGACTGCTTCTTTTATGGAACAATTTCAAAACTCAGCTCGTGTTCTCATTCAGGAATCCGGACGAATCCTTGATTTTCATAATGAAGTTTCCGACTGCAAAGTCTTGCTGGACTTGTCCATTGTTCAACGTGTTCTTGAAAATCTTTTATCCAATGCGGCTCAGTATGCCAAGGATATCGTTTCCGTCCGATGCCGTTATGAACATGAGGTGCTTTCCATCACAGTGGAAGACGATGGACCGGGCTTTACAGCAGAGGACTTAAAACAAGCGCCGAAACCTTATTACAGAAATAAGGAATCTTCCGACGGCAACCATTTCGGACTGGGGCTTACTATCTGCAAAGACTTGTGCGAAAAGCACGGTGGACAATTGAAACTCCAGAATGGAGAAAAAGGCGGCGCGTGTGTCACCGCAAGTTTTTTGTGCCGGGAAACGAAAAGTTGA